The following coding sequences lie in one Zingiber officinale cultivar Zhangliang chromosome 2B, Zo_v1.1, whole genome shotgun sequence genomic window:
- the LOC122049403 gene encoding AT-hook motif nuclear-localized protein 23-like translates to MAGLDLGTASSGFVERLHVHLPEVGGEEFPASPGRGEEGSQGRRQRGRPAGSKNKQKAPVIIARESANALRAHILEISSGCDVFESLSTYARRRQRGVCVLSGRGTVGDATIRQPGGGGGAGGGVGRLRGHFEILSLSGSFLPPPAPPGATSLAAFLAGGQGQVLGGSVVGALVAEGPVIIIAASFANVGYERLPLDDEEEEDPEATQPQQQLLLNTPALTASCLGHPSFPDTAASSLPFFNFPLNMPLLPPEAAWPASAGAASASSAARPPFL, encoded by the coding sequence ATGGCAGGGCTCGATCTCGGCACTGCCTCGTCCGGTTTTGTCGAACGTCTCCACGTTCACCTTCCCGAAGTCGGCGGGGAGGAGTTCCCTGCCTCGCCCGGTAGGGGAGAGGAAGGGAGCCAGGGGCGGCGGCAGCGCGGGCGGCCGGCGGGGTCTAAGAACAAGCAGAAGGCGCCGGTGATCATCGCGCGGGAGAGCGCCAATGCACTGCGCGCGCACATACTGGAGATCTCCAGCGGCTGCGACGTCTTCGAGAGCCTGTCGACGTACGCGCGCCGGCGGCAGCGCGGCGTGTGCGTGCTCAGCGGGCGCGGGACGGTGGGCGACGCCACGATCCGCCAGCCCGGTGGCGGCGGAGGCGCCGGGGGCGGAGTGGGGAGACTGCGGGGGCACTTCGAGATCCTGTCGCTCTCCGGGTCGTTCCTGCCGCCTCCGGCGCCGCCGGGGGCCACCAGCCTCGCGGCGTTCCTGGCCGGCGGGCAGGGGCAGGTCCTCGGCGGCAGTGTCGTCGGCGCCCTTGTCGCCGAGGGGCCGGTCATCATCATCGCGGCGTCGTTCGCCAACGTGGGCTACGAGAGGCTGCCGTTGGAcgacgaggaggaagaagatcccGAGGCGACGCAACCGCAGCAGCAGCTGCTGCTCAACACGCCGGCGCTGACCGCCTCCTGCCTGGGTCATCCTTCCTTCCCCGACACGGCAGCTTCCTCCCTACCCTTCTTCAACTTCCCCCTGAACATGCCGCTTCTCCCGCCCGAAGCCGCGTGGCCCGCCAGCGCCGGCGCCGCCTCGGCCAGCAGCGCAGCCCGACCACCGTTCTTGTAG